From a single Flavobacterium sp. genomic region:
- the recQ gene encoding DNA helicase RecQ yields the protein MNPHEIDLHKELKKYFGFSQFKGLQEQVVKSIITGNNTFVIMPTGGGKSLCYQLPALVLEGTAIVVSPLIALMKNQVDAIRSLSSEYGIAHVLNSSLNKTEIATVKKDITSGVTKLLYVAPESLTKEEYIEFLNGVKLSFVAIDEAHCISEWGHDFRPEYRNLRNIVRLLGDVPMIGLTATATPKVQEDILKNLDMPHANTFKASFNRPNLYYEVRTKTKNIESDIIRFIKQHKGKSGVIYCLSRKKVEEIAQVLQVNGISAVPYHAGLDAKTRAKHQDMFLMEDVEVVVATIAFGMGIDKPDVRFVIHHDIPKSLESYYQETGRAGRDGGEGHCLAYYSDKDIEKLEKFLSGKPVAEQEIGFALLQEVVAYAETSMSRRKFLLHYFGEEFDDINGDGADMDDNVRNPKKKVEAQDQVVTLLKVVRDTKQLFKSKEVVLALVGKVNAVIKAQKIDTQSYFGSGAGFDEKYWMALIRQVLVEGLLTKDIETYGVLKMAEKGEAFIKKPVSFLMSEDHEYNEEEDEAIVTAAKSSGTADEVLMGMLRDLRKKEAKKMGVPPFVIFQDPSLEDMALKYPISIDELSNVHGVGEGKAKKYGKPFVDLINRYVEDNDIIRPDDLVVKSTGANSGLKLYIIQNVDRKLALDDIAKAKGLDMDGLLKEMEQIVYSGTKLNIRYWIDEILDEDQQEEIHDYFMDSESDNIKDALKEFDGDYDIEELRFMRIKFISEVAN from the coding sequence ATGAATCCACACGAAATTGATTTACATAAAGAATTAAAGAAATATTTTGGTTTTAGTCAATTCAAAGGACTTCAAGAACAAGTAGTTAAAAGCATTATTACAGGAAACAATACTTTTGTGATTATGCCTACTGGAGGAGGGAAGTCGCTTTGTTATCAATTACCAGCATTAGTGTTAGAGGGTACTGCTATTGTAGTTTCTCCACTGATTGCATTAATGAAAAACCAAGTAGATGCTATAAGAAGCTTGAGTTCTGAATATGGAATTGCCCATGTTTTAAACTCTTCTTTAAATAAAACAGAGATTGCTACAGTAAAAAAAGACATTACTTCAGGTGTAACTAAACTATTGTATGTAGCTCCAGAATCTTTAACTAAGGAAGAATATATTGAGTTTTTAAATGGTGTCAAATTATCTTTTGTGGCCATAGATGAAGCGCACTGTATTTCTGAATGGGGACATGATTTCCGTCCAGAATATCGTAATTTAAGAAATATTGTTCGTCTTTTAGGCGACGTGCCGATGATCGGATTAACCGCAACAGCTACTCCAAAAGTACAAGAAGATATCTTGAAAAACTTAGATATGCCTCATGCTAATACGTTTAAAGCTTCCTTTAATCGACCAAATTTATATTACGAAGTACGAACTAAAACTAAAAATATTGAATCGGATATTATTCGATTTATCAAACAACATAAAGGGAAATCTGGCGTTATTTATTGTTTAAGTCGTAAAAAAGTAGAAGAAATTGCGCAAGTATTACAAGTAAATGGTATTAGTGCAGTTCCTTATCATGCTGGTTTAGATGCTAAAACACGTGCGAAACATCAAGATATGTTCTTAATGGAAGATGTCGAAGTCGTAGTAGCCACCATTGCTTTTGGTATGGGAATCGACAAACCAGACGTTCGTTTTGTAATTCACCACGATATTCCAAAATCATTAGAAAGTTACTATCAAGAAACAGGTCGTGCTGGTCGAGATGGGGGTGAAGGTCATTGCTTGGCGTATTATTCGGACAAAGACATTGAAAAGTTAGAAAAATTCCTTTCAGGAAAACCTGTTGCCGAACAGGAAATCGGTTTTGCTTTGTTGCAAGAAGTGGTGGCGTATGCTGAAACTTCTATGTCGCGTCGTAAGTTTTTATTGCATTATTTTGGTGAAGAATTTGATGATATCAATGGTGATGGTGCCGATATGGATGACAATGTTCGTAATCCAAAAAAGAAAGTAGAAGCACAAGATCAAGTAGTTACCTTATTAAAAGTAGTTCGAGATACCAAACAATTATTCAAATCAAAAGAGGTAGTTTTAGCGCTTGTGGGTAAAGTAAATGCCGTGATTAAAGCCCAAAAAATCGACACTCAGTCTTATTTTGGTAGTGGTGCTGGTTTTGATGAAAAATATTGGATGGCTTTAATTCGTCAAGTATTAGTGGAAGGATTACTTACAAAAGATATTGAAACCTATGGGGTTTTAAAAATGGCTGAAAAAGGTGAAGCATTCATTAAAAAACCAGTTTCATTTTTGATGTCTGAAGATCATGAATATAATGAAGAAGAAGATGAAGCCATTGTAACAGCCGCAAAATCATCGGGAACTGCAGATGAGGTTTTAATGGGTATGTTACGTGATTTACGCAAGAAAGAAGCAAAAAAAATGGGCGTTCCTCCATTTGTTATTTTTCAAGATCCTTCTTTGGAAGATATGGCGTTAAAATATCCTATTTCAATTGATGAGTTAAGCAATGTGCATGGCGTTGGAGAAGGAAAAGCTAAAAAATACGGAAAGCCATTTGTTGATTTGATAAATAGATATGTAGAAGATAACGACATTATTCGCCCTGATGATTTGGTAGTGAAATCTACTGGGGCCAATTCGGGATTGAAATTGTATATTATTCAAAACGTAGATAGAAAGTTAGCGTTAGATGATATTGCCAAAGCAAAGGGATTGGATATGGATGGTCTGCTAAAAGAAATGGAGCAAATTGTTTATTCAGGAACTAAGTTAAATATCAGGTATTGGATAGATGAAATCTTAGATGAAGACCAACAAGAAGAAATTCACGATTATTTCATGGACTCCGAATCGGATAATATAAAAGATGCCTTAAAAGAATTTGACGGTGATTATGATATCGAAGAGTTACGTTTTATGCGTATTAAATTTATTAGTGAGGTTGCGAATTAA
- a CDS encoding DUF2891 domain-containing protein, translated as MKSVLFFLVTSIAFSQNLTIDEANHLASLPVKCLQQEYPNKLNQLLLNETELLSPKVLHPAFYGCFDWHSSVHGHWSLVYLLSNFENLKDKELIIEKLQINLSKENIAQEMLYFEKTHEKSFERTYGWNWLLKLQHELEISNDLYAKELADNLRPLTNLIIKRYIEFLPKLLYPIRVGTHSNTAFGLTNAWDYAVFSGNIALQNSIKVNAKRMFLKDENCPFNWEPSGTDFLSPCMEEVAIMQRILPEKEFLLWVKKFAPQLFSKKWKWEVAKVSDRTDGHLVHLDGLNFSRSWNLYDLIQHYPKEFSHLKSMADTHLSFSLPSIVDGNYEGEHWLASFALRAFEAKK; from the coding sequence ATGAAAAGTGTGCTTTTTTTTCTGGTTACTAGTATCGCCTTCTCACAAAATTTAACAATTGATGAAGCAAATCATTTGGCGAGTTTACCTGTAAAATGCTTACAGCAAGAATATCCTAATAAACTAAATCAACTTTTACTGAATGAAACCGAATTACTTTCTCCAAAAGTATTACATCCTGCTTTTTATGGTTGTTTTGATTGGCATTCTTCGGTGCATGGGCATTGGAGTTTAGTTTACTTGTTGTCTAACTTTGAAAATTTAAAAGATAAAGAACTCATTATAGAGAAGCTTCAAATTAATCTTTCTAAAGAGAATATAGCTCAAGAAATGCTATATTTTGAGAAAACACATGAAAAATCTTTCGAGCGAACTTATGGTTGGAATTGGTTGTTAAAGTTACAACATGAATTAGAAATTTCAAATGATTTGTATGCTAAAGAATTGGCTGATAATCTTCGTCCGTTAACTAATTTAATTATCAAACGTTATATCGAATTTTTGCCAAAACTTTTATATCCTATTCGTGTTGGAACACATTCTAATACTGCTTTTGGACTAACAAATGCTTGGGATTATGCCGTTTTTTCTGGTAATATTGCTTTGCAAAACAGTATTAAAGTAAATGCAAAACGTATGTTTTTAAAAGATGAGAATTGTCCTTTTAATTGGGAGCCAAGCGGTACAGATTTTCTTTCTCCATGCATGGAAGAAGTAGCCATAATGCAACGAATTCTTCCTGAAAAAGAGTTTCTTTTATGGGTTAAAAAATTTGCGCCTCAATTATTTTCTAAAAAATGGAAATGGGAAGTCGCAAAAGTATCGGATAGAACTGATGGACATTTAGTGCATTTAGATGGACTTAATTTTAGTAGATCTTGGAATTTGTATGATTTGATACAGCATTATCCAAAAGAATTTTCTCATTTGAAATCAATGGCTGATACTCATTTGTCTTTCTCTTTGCCCTCTATTGTTGATGGTAATTATGAAGGCGAACATTGGTTGGCTTCGTTTGCTTTACGAGCATTTGAAGCAAAAAAATAG
- a CDS encoding NAD(P)/FAD-dependent oxidoreductase: MPREFQFQVSPEVAASESLLAQHVAKLFQVSPKEIQKVDILKRSIDARQKAIKMNIKANVFLIGEEYKAQKIELPDYPNVTNKQEVIVVGAGPAGLFAALQLIELGLKPIVIERGKDVRGRRRDLKAINVDHIVNEDSNYCFGEGGAGTYSDGKLYTRSKKRGDIDRILAILVGFGATPDIMVEAHPHIGTNKLPQIIQDIREKIIECGGQVLFETRVTDFVIKNNEMQGVVVQNGDVISSNKVILATGHSARDIFELLHKRGVHIEAKPFALGVRAEHPQELIDQIQYSCDFRGDYLPPAPYSIVKQVNGRGMYSFCMCPGGVIAPCATAPGEVVTNGWSPSKRDQATANSGIVVELKLEDFKPYEKFGPLAGMEFQKAIEQKAWHLAGQTQKVPAQRMVDFTQNKVSKDISKTSYVPGTTSVEMGQVFPGFLSQIMREGFVQFGKAMKGYMTNEAILHAPESRTSSPVRIPRDNFSLEHVQIKGLYPCGEGAGYAGGIISAAIDGEKCALKIAESL, translated from the coding sequence ATGCCTCGCGAATTTCAATTTCAAGTTTCACCCGAAGTAGCTGCAAGCGAAAGTTTGTTAGCCCAACATGTTGCTAAGTTATTTCAGGTTAGCCCAAAAGAAATTCAAAAAGTAGATATTTTAAAACGCTCTATCGATGCGCGTCAGAAAGCTATTAAAATGAATATCAAGGCGAATGTTTTTTTGATTGGAGAAGAATATAAAGCGCAAAAAATAGAATTACCTGATTATCCAAATGTAACGAATAAGCAAGAAGTTATTGTTGTAGGAGCAGGTCCAGCTGGATTGTTTGCTGCTTTGCAATTAATTGAACTAGGTTTAAAGCCTATCGTTATAGAGCGAGGAAAAGACGTTCGTGGTCGTCGTCGCGATTTAAAAGCAATTAATGTGGATCATATCGTAAATGAAGATTCAAATTATTGTTTTGGCGAAGGTGGCGCAGGAACGTATTCGGATGGAAAACTATATACTCGTTCTAAAAAACGCGGTGATATTGACAGAATTTTAGCCATTTTAGTAGGTTTTGGAGCTACGCCAGATATTATGGTCGAAGCACATCCGCATATTGGAACTAATAAATTACCACAAATTATTCAAGATATTCGAGAGAAAATCATCGAATGTGGTGGGCAAGTACTTTTTGAAACTCGTGTGACTGATTTCGTAATCAAGAACAACGAAATGCAAGGTGTTGTGGTTCAAAATGGTGATGTTATCTCATCTAATAAAGTGATTTTAGCTACTGGACATTCGGCTCGAGATATTTTCGAATTGTTACATAAAAGAGGCGTTCATATAGAAGCAAAACCATTCGCATTGGGTGTTCGAGCTGAGCATCCACAAGAATTGATTGACCAAATTCAATATTCCTGCGATTTTAGAGGTGATTATTTACCTCCAGCACCTTATTCCATTGTAAAACAAGTCAATGGTCGAGGTATGTATTCGTTTTGTATGTGTCCAGGTGGGGTAATTGCACCTTGTGCTACCGCTCCTGGCGAAGTAGTTACGAATGGTTGGTCACCTTCAAAAAGAGATCAAGCGACAGCTAATTCTGGAATTGTAGTCGAATTAAAATTGGAAGATTTCAAACCATATGAGAAATTCGGGCCGTTAGCGGGAATGGAATTTCAAAAAGCCATCGAACAAAAAGCATGGCATTTAGCTGGGCAGACTCAAAAAGTTCCTGCACAACGAATGGTTGATTTTACGCAAAATAAAGTTTCAAAAGATATCTCAAAAACATCTTATGTTCCCGGTACAACTTCGGTAGAAATGGGGCAAGTTTTTCCAGGATTTTTATCGCAAATTATGCGTGAAGGTTTTGTGCAATTTGGAAAAGCCATGAAAGGTTACATGACGAATGAAGCCATTTTACATGCACCAGAAAGTAGAACATCATCTCCAGTTAGAATTCCAAGAGATAATTTTTCTTTGGAACATGTTCAAATCAAAGGTTTGTATCCTTGTGGAGAAGGAGCGGGTTATGCAGGTGGAATTATCTCAGCGGCTATTGATGGTGAAAAATGTGCTTTAAAAATTGCGGAGAGCTTGTAA
- a CDS encoding phospholipase A, translating into MHQFTWLFFLLSFTIYGQDYSKDTTIITKTYSQRWELDKANKKGTFRLISYKPIYLTAGRISSNPNKQPKSENPDYSATESSPYKHVEAKFQLSFKTKIIQDLLWGNGDIWLGYTQKAHWQIYNTDISRAFRELNYEPELIFKYPIHFKFFSGQFKSIGISLNHQSNGKDLPGSRSWNRIIFHTGYEINNWIVTLNPWIRIADKEDENPKITKYIGNGELNIAYSYNKHQFYSIITHPFTSLEGGSIQLNYVFPIKGHLRGQIQAFEGYGETMIDYNHRQTTFGIGISFADW; encoded by the coding sequence ATGCACCAATTCACTTGGCTATTTTTTTTACTATCATTCACAATCTACGGACAAGACTATAGTAAAGACACCACGATTATAACCAAAACCTACTCACAACGTTGGGAACTAGACAAAGCAAACAAAAAAGGAACTTTTAGATTAATATCATACAAACCTATTTACTTAACGGCAGGAAGAATATCAAGCAATCCAAACAAACAGCCAAAAAGCGAAAACCCAGATTACTCAGCCACAGAAAGTTCTCCTTATAAACATGTAGAAGCTAAATTTCAATTGAGTTTTAAAACAAAAATTATTCAAGACTTGTTGTGGGGAAATGGTGATATTTGGTTAGGCTATACACAAAAAGCACATTGGCAAATCTACAACACCGATATTTCAAGAGCCTTCAGAGAATTAAATTATGAACCTGAACTAATTTTTAAATACCCAATACATTTTAAATTTTTTAGTGGGCAATTCAAATCTATTGGAATTTCTTTAAACCATCAATCAAACGGAAAAGATCTTCCTGGCTCTAGAAGTTGGAATAGAATTATTTTTCATACTGGATATGAAATTAACAATTGGATTGTTACATTAAATCCATGGATAAGAATAGCTGACAAAGAAGATGAAAACCCGAAAATTACCAAATACATTGGAAATGGAGAATTGAATATTGCTTACAGTTATAACAAACACCAATTTTACTCAATCATTACACATCCATTTACAAGTTTGGAAGGAGGAAGTATTCAACTGAATTATGTGTTCCCAATAAAAGGTCATTTACGAGGTCAAATACAAGCATTTGAAGGCTATGGAGAAACTATGATTGATTACAATCACAGACAAACAACTTTTGGAATAGGAATTTCTTTTGCAGATTGGTAA
- a CDS encoding cold-shock protein: MARPQETFNKKEQEKLRAKKRKEKQEKKEARKSNPKLSGEDLYVYVDENGHLTSTPPDPSKKIIVDVESIEIGTSRRTEEEEAPTERRGTIDFFNDSKGFGFIKAVETGEKYFVHISGLLDDVKEGNLVTYDLEKGAKGMNAVNVKKI, encoded by the coding sequence AACAAAAAAGAACAAGAAAAACTTCGTGCTAAAAAACGAAAAGAGAAACAAGAGAAGAAAGAAGCACGTAAATCAAATCCTAAATTATCAGGAGAAGATTTATATGTATATGTAGACGAGAACGGTCACTTAACAAGCACACCTCCAGATCCATCTAAAAAGATTATTGTTGATGTAGAAAGCATCGAAATTGGTACTTCAAGAAGAACCGAGGAAGAAGAAGCGCCAACAGAACGCAGAGGAACCATCGATTTTTTCAACGATTCTAAAGGTTTTGGTTTTATTAAAGCTGTAGAAACTGGCGAAAAATACTTTGTACACATTAGTGGTTTACTAGATGATGTTAAAGAAGGTAACTTAGTAACTTACGATTTAGAAAAAGGCGCAAAAGGCATGAATGCTGTAAACGTTAAAAAAATATAA